One Thermoplasmatales archaeon DNA window includes the following coding sequences:
- a CDS encoding Ig-like domain-containing protein — protein sequence MKKILIASIALILPSVILSSSLNIKNINDDEWNVKFELPSIYIDMDVIKLEDGYMILTGSDIWLTKLDKRGNLIWEKCVSSGNRELPATIVELEDGFAIGGYAERVDNDLFLIKTDKSGDLLWRKTYGKKGVAEFGGRVIKVRGGFLLVGEQADIFWVLKVDEEGNEIWNRTFFEKGKEWGEGCDALEIEDGYLLLGLCYSNGRIGLVKVDENGNEIWNKTYSRGAYEGDATIIKIEDGYLIGGWGELGSFLLKIDKEGNIIWYNNYLGGSIFFKDIGEVEDGYTAVGYWQIKNIGGFDILLLKVDKDTGYPIWYKNFGGRDDDFGYRLLIENKSYLIFGQYGKRGPQRGKGVMIKCADYAPPEINITRPKENYLYIFDREIMPYDYTFVIGKITIEAEVYNPSNAIIKRIEFYIDRIREYTYEPVKILYSPPYQWTVDIPLHGWITLTAGLYYGDAEGVVGVRKDMRIIKLI from the coding sequence TTCGATATATATAGATATGGATGTAATTAAATTAGAGGATGGATATATGATTCTTACTGGATCAGATATATGGCTTACTAAATTAGATAAAAGAGGAAATTTGATATGGGAAAAATGCGTTTCTTCAGGAAATCGTGAGCTTCCTGCCACGATAGTTGAATTGGAAGACGGATTTGCTATCGGAGGATATGCAGAAAGAGTAGATAATGACCTTTTCCTTATTAAAACAGATAAAAGCGGGGATTTATTATGGAGGAAAACATATGGAAAGAAAGGAGTTGCAGAATTTGGAGGAAGAGTTATAAAGGTAAGGGGAGGATTTTTATTAGTGGGTGAGCAAGCTGACATATTTTGGGTCTTAAAAGTAGATGAGGAAGGAAATGAAATATGGAATAGAACATTTTTTGAGAAAGGAAAAGAATGGGGAGAAGGATGCGATGCGCTTGAAATAGAAGATGGATATCTTCTATTGGGCCTATGCTATTCTAATGGCAGGATAGGTTTGGTTAAAGTAGATGAGAATGGAAATGAAATATGGAATAAAACATATTCCAGAGGAGCATATGAAGGAGATGCAACAATAATTAAGATAGAAGATGGCTACCTTATTGGAGGATGGGGAGAGCTAGGCTCGTTTTTATTAAAAATAGATAAGGAAGGAAATATAATATGGTATAACAATTATTTGGGAGGATCTATTTTCTTTAAAGATATTGGTGAAGTAGAAGATGGATATACTGCAGTTGGCTACTGGCAAATAAAAAATATTGGAGGATTTGATATATTGTTGCTAAAAGTGGATAAAGATACGGGATACCCTATATGGTATAAAAATTTTGGAGGAAGAGATGATGATTTTGGATATAGACTACTTATAGAGAATAAGAGTTATTTAATATTTGGACAATATGGAAAAAGAGGCCCTCAAAGAGGAAAGGGTGTAATGATAAAATGCGCTGATTATGCCCCTCCAGAAATAAACATTACAAGACCAAAAGAAAATTATCTTTATATTTTTGATAGAGAAATAATGCCATATGATTATACTTTTGTTATAGGAAAAATAACAATAGAAGCAGAGGTTTATAATCCATCAAATGCAATTATAAAAAGAATTGAATTTTATATTGATAGGATTAGAGAATATACCTATGAGCCAGTGAAAATTTTGTATTCACCTCCATATCAATGGACTGTTGATATTCCGCTTCATGGATGGATAACATTAACAGCTGGATTATATTATGGAGATGCTGAAGGAGTAGTTGGAGTCAGAAAAGATATGAGAATAATAAAGTTGATATAA